The Solanum pennellii chromosome 11, SPENNV200 sequence CAGTCCTTGATTTGAGACAACCACACGACAGCTTATCAAAATCAATGGATGAGTTGCAAGCTATCATACCTGCAAAGTTTGCAGCTCCACAAGTCACTTGTTCCTCAGAATCAACATCTTCAGGCTGTCCTAATTGAATGTGTTGCAACAGATTAATAAGTTGACCACATTGTTCATTGGTGAGATTAGCACTACAGGCTGTATGAGCATCAGCTTTTCCCATTGATGATTCTGCAAAGACATTAGATGCCACCACTCCTTTACCTCTAGAATACCTATTACTTGCATTGTAATTGGTCTGTACCCTTTGATTCTGATTAACACCTTGACCATTAGATGAGTTATTTTGATTGGGATAGCCATGTAACTTGTAACATTTATCAATAACATGCCCTGATCTCTTGCAATGTTCACAAAAAGGTCTAGGCCTATTGTTTGCAGGATAATTGCTTGGTGCATAATTTGTTCTGAACACTCTTCCTCCTGTTGAGTTTGATGAACTGGTATTGGCAGAATTTAACCTTCCACCTGATGGATTAGATGAACCACCACGTATGGATGAATTCATTGAACTTCCTTCAGCAAACATTTGACTATGTGGCTTAAACTCCCTTTGTTTCTCTTCTTGTACAAGTAATGCAAAGGCTTGAGCCATGGATGGTAGTGGATTCATCATCAGAATATTACCTCTAATAACAGTATAGACTTCATTAAGCCCcattaaaaattgaatcaatcttcGATCTTGTTCAGCCTTGTGCATAATTTCTTTACCTCCACAGCTACAAGCACAACTACACTGGTTTTTGATACTCAGATTACTCAACTCCTCCCAGAGCTTCTTCATCCTAGTGTAGTACACAGTAACATCAAGAACTCCCTGACTTAGATCATTTATATCCCTTTGAATTTGAAACAATTTGGCACCATTCGTTTGATCATATCGATCTTCTAACTCTTTCCATAGTTCTACTGCATCAGAAACATACTCTACACTGTCTGCAATATCTTTGCTAAGAGAATTTAGGATCCAAGATATTACCATGTTATCACATCTCTCCCATTGACAATATTGTGGAGATGTTGAAGAAGGGCGTTTGAACTCTCCAGTAATGAATCCTAATTTGTTTTTCACAGATAACGATCTCATCACACCTCGTCGCCATGATCGATAACCAATTCCTTCGAAAGCTACTGGAACTAGGGTCAAACTTGGATTGTCAGATGGATGTATGTAGAGAGGGTTACTAATATCAATTATGTTCCCTCCTGTTCCTCCTGTTCCTGATGTGGAAGATTGGCCAGAAACTTCAACCATGGTGAATTCGATTTACAGGAAACAAAAGACAGAGTACTGAAGAAATCAACAAGAAGAAGATAACAGAACACACTGAAATCTATAAGAAGAGGAATTCGATCTTCAGATGAGTGCAGAAATCGATAAGGAGATGAACTCGATTTTCAGAGATGAGAAGAACAGTGATCTacacctgctctgataccatgttaaacaAAAGAACAGGCTGCACACTTTTGGAAGATCTCCATTGAtggagcttaaggaagaagagaagaagaagtgaAAAAGAAGAGATAGAACTCTTCTGTGATCTGAATTGATAAAAGTTGTGGAAAACACAATACAAAGTAATACTTACAATGAATCTGCAGTAGCCATTTATATAGCCAACTAACAGAGTATTAACAACTAACCAATTTCTAACTAACTAATGGAAATGTAACTAATAACTAACTAATGGaaatataactaactaattgaaGAGCTGTAACTAATAACTAACTAGTtgtttacatatataaatatcaacAGTGTCACACATATACATGAACATAAGTTTGTTATATATCTAACTAAGATTATGATAGCTTTTGATTAGTCATTAATCATATTGAACCTAACTTAGATTATTCTAGATTTTAGCACATGTTACATGAATTTAAAGATGGTAAAATGAAACATCACAAGTGTATAACAAGTGTGGAAAATAAATTGATTGTGAGCCACAATTAATTAAAACGTATACACTATAtcataattttgttattaatttgcTTTAGTTATTTCACgcttcaaaaataaataagttaaattataatatatttcctAAGGCGATATATGGTAAGTAGCTTTAAATTTTGGAATATAACTTTTATCGTGATACGTTTTACTTACTGCATATTGTTAATAGGTTATATGTTAATAAATCACGCGCCTAACACATACTTTAAAACCTTGTGTGTTCATAACTCAAAAAAGATGATCAAACGATAATTATATgactaaaataatatattattttttaataaaataattaaagaaaaaatagtttCAACGTAActtccttttcattttcatttacgtccccttttttctttattttttccttctttttttcttgtcttttcAAGGTtgacaaataatatataaatcaattattgATGGGGTCAATATGTACAATAAAATTCAACAAATGAtaacaaaatgagaaaaatatgtgAACAACTTGTTTTccaacaaatacatatatatcaaaagtatcttattttttaaaagtcaatgAAATGAGAGAAttattaaatactttttaataCGTTTTCTAATCGTTGgatgttatttattattttaaaaattatactaagAGAATTTCATTCGACTatggaaaataataataaaatatatttaagtttcAATCACATATGCGTATATCGAGCATTTCATGCACACAAGTATTGCTAATATTTAAAAAAcgtaaatttttaataggatCGATCAAAAATAAATCCATTCAGTTTTATCGAACACAAGCTAATTAGTGTCCAACAtgattaagaaaagaaaaagatatttaaattatctcaaatatatattaaactatataaaattaaaataataaatcgaTAAAAGAAACTCTTTCGTAATTATATCACAATTATTGAAGAAGACACATCGTAGGTCATTCTTGACTAtcaaattgatattattatatgCAAATGTGACCTTAACGATCTTCATTTTAGTTAATTATGACTATATAAGCTTTGTCAAATTTGGTGAGGTTATGaatactttttattaaaaaagaaatagaaaaaatatttatttacaaagcTGACATTTGACACACTTCACACGTGGCAAATAAATAGAATCCctttgtaatatatatttttttttgtaaaattagtgttaaattaaaatcaaacaaataaattaaaatgaaagaacAAAATTCTATATATTAATGATGTTTTAAAATCCCAAATTTAAGTTAAATACCTACAACTAAAACTATGATTGGAGCAAAATTAAAGGGGGTAAAAGTGATtttctcattaaaaaaaatcatgttatacatatatagttaataatattttttgtgtcaAAACAACTTCATGCAAAATTATTGGGTATAGTTATAAACTAATTTTGATGGTTTTGATCTTTTTTCAAacttaaatttcttttgataaaattaattttctccAAAACTAGGGTAAGAAATTGAATTCATCTTATAACGACGACGagctatttaattaaaaaaaagttatcttaTGATTAATcacatataatttcattttttatctgAGGTACTTCCTTCGTCTTTAAGTATGTGATATCATTTGATTAATGCAGAACCTATAAAACAACagaaaattttgttatatttatcaaattatttttatttttattttccttcacAATGAAATGTTATTGtgagattaaataaaaataaaataaaaattttaaattatacgATATTTTTTTCGTAACGGATgatatcacataaattagaaCGATCGACTAAATAATATCAAAGATTTTGACTAATCTCGATAAACAAACCACTCTTTGGCGATGATTTTCTAACTCATTTATTATTTCTCAGATTACAATATAGTTTTAATTCATTGGACAGACAAAACATGATCGGACGGTCACAATTCTATCATCAAATCTTAGCCATTGATTTAACTCAAGGGcctaaaagaaaaacatgaTTTATAAATCACCCCTCTATagttttcctctttttttctaaatctatgattatatgatttatttattttttttgctaaaagaaaaacttgaatttcgtcaagttcaattttattttattttaaggttgtgttcaataggaagaaaaaatatttctcatGAATAATATTTACACAGATAAATGAATTGGGTCTTACAACAAATTAGGAAAACTATGGGGGttataaaatgtaatttgaacATAATAAGCAATAAAAAGTTAATAAGACAAAATGGGTACAACAACAAATTAGGATAGTTATGGTGTTAAAATCAAGTTtgaacaaaataagaaaataaaagattaacaAGACAAAATAGATATAACAACAAATTAGAATATTTATGGGAGTTAAAAAGGACCTTGTGAATATttagtgaaaaaatatattaaaatgtttgaaattgGGTTTGATCGCTAATATAATGAAAGTTGTctgttattaaatttttttgtgaatagttttaaatgataaaaataaaaaaaatctttttttttgtgtgttttccaaaattaatgaaaatattttatatttttttctgactaaatatatattccgaagttcaatttcaaaaaatatgaaatatcaaCACCCCCCCCTAGTCATTACATTActcatcaataaaaaaatttaattaagctaatccttttttcattaattaagcaattttcataaaaacgaaaaataaaataaaagtacttAAATCGTAAAAACATGATTGtgtagaataataaaaaaatcgtGTTATCGAACGAAACAaccatatatacaaaataagcAATTGAAATATACACCAATAAATTAGGAAAGCTATGGGATTAAAGTCCAGTTTTTGTACAAAATaagcaataaaaaattaacaaaacaaaatagataACAATAGCAAATTAGGAAAGTTTTGGGGGTTAAAATGTAGtttatataaaataagagatcaaaattgaacaaaaataaaaaaatagttatccATTTGCTTATATATAGGCCCCGCCACAAACGATTCAGTTGATTTTCTACTGTGTGTGTGTTACTGTTGGGGGGGTGGGGTGACGACGAAAGAAGGGAGTTTTAGtgagagaaagaaaaagggGTTCACCGCCGGTGACGGAAAATGGATATGCCGGTGAaaagttttgtttttttccGGTGATATTACCGTGCTGATCTCACTTTCCGGCGAGGATTTGAGAATTTTCCGGTGGTGACACcgtttgatatatatatatatatacacacatctGCCGAAAGCTTATCCTTTTTCTTTACTGAGAAACAAATTCGGGTCTCGGTTTGACCCGATTGGAGAAATGGGTTTTTAGTGTTTTAATTCCAATTTTGCCCTCATCAATCATGAGTTTGAGATGAAAAACTTGATTTGAATTTTGTGGATTTATCATATTGTTAGACCCTTTTGAACTGTTTGATTTTTTCTGGGATTTTAGTTGAATTTTAGTGCTAGGAGATGGTGGggtttgaattttgaagctTTTCTTGAAAAGGGGTTGTTTTTTTTATGGTTAAACTGCTGAAAGCTGTTTGCTTTTTTGCTCTTTTGATAGAAAAAGTTAATCTTTTGCCTTCCATCTGATATTTTGTTTTAGTAATGGATTAAgcatttgttgaatttttgttcTGGGGCTTGGATTTGAGTTCTTGATTGTGTTTCAGAGcttaaagtttgattttttttttgctaagtTTGATCATTTGTAGAATCCCTTTTGGATGAAATGGCAGTTTCTTTGACTCGTTTGTCATGGTGGTGGTGGGGTGGGAAAGAGAAGGAACCAGTGTCTAATGGATCTTCAATGAATCCCTTGCAAGATTTTGGATTTGGATTGAAGGAACAAAGTGATAGTTTGAAGTTTAAGTCAGTGAGGGGGGCTAATCTAGCTTCAACTACTAGGAAAGTAAAGAGGAAATGGAAGAGTAGAGAGGAGAGGAAGAGGGTTGATAAGAAATATGATGTGGTATTGGTGCCATCTGATGGTGTTTGTTTATCAGGTTCCGAATCCGATGACTCTGACTGGTCGATCGGGTGGCTGGAACCACATGCCCCTGATTTCCAGAATGATGATGAGGGAGATGACAGTTTTGCTGTGTTGGTTCCTTGCTACAGGCATGATTGTAGAGAGATAGGAGAGCCAAACAATCAGTTTTTAAGTGCCATTGAGAATCTTTCAAATGGGTATCCTGCTGGTAAGAGCTTTAGATATGTTCTTGTTGCTTTTGCTGCATTGATTATGTAGAATATCTTTCGTTTGGATTATTGTTCTTTGATAACTATGATTTGAATTTGATGATGCTTGTTTGCAATTGCTCTGACAATAATGATTCCTCTGGATCTGAATTTGTGAAATTAGTTATGTTTAGTAATGTGTAGACTGAGAAAAAGATTCATGTGAGTTTGTCGTATTGTTATCCTTCGTTTTACCAAGCGTGTGGTAACAAGCGTCGCATTATGTTCTTGTTGCTTTTGCTGCATTGATTATGTAGAATAACGTTTTTTTGGATAATTGTTCTTTGATAACtataatttgaatttcattATGCTTGTTTGCAACTGCTCTGACAATAATGACACCTCTGGAGCTTAATTTGTTAAATTAGTTATGTTTAATAATGTGTAGACTGAGAAAAAGATTCATGTGAGTTTGTCGTATTGTTATCCTTCGTGTTACCAAGTGCGTGGCAACAAGCGTCGCATTATGTTCTTGTTGCTTTTGCTGCATTGATTATGTAGAATATCGTTCTTTTGGATTATTGTTCTTTGATAACTATGATTTGAATTTCTTTATGCTTGTTTGCAACTGCTCTGACAATAATGACACCTCTGGAGCTGAATTTAACAATTAGTTATGTTTAGTAATGTGTAGACTGAGAAAAAGATTCATGTGAGTTTGTCGTATTGTTATCCTTCGTGTTACCAAGCGCGTGGTAACAAGCGTCACATTATAGTGCTAAAAATAGAAGCCAGTCTCCCATCAGGACGCAGATGGATAGAGTAATAGCATTGGATTTAGATTTTAATAAGCAATAGTTGAATTGAAGGATAGATAATATTAATGGAGTAGAATTGATGAGCAATATTTACTGTTATCGTACTACAATCAGTGAACATTATTTATCATATCCGTTGTTGTGTATTTTGAGCCGAGGGTGTTTCAGAAACGGCCTCTCTTCACAAGGTAGGGGTAACCTTGAGGACACTCTAGCTTCCTCataccccacttgtgggatttctATGAGTATGGTGTTGTATTATTGTGCAATTTGACAATAAGAACctcaataaaatttcattctaACCTAATGCAGTGAGTTCTACATACTCCATCTTGGTGATGTTATGTTCTTTCAATCCAGCCTTTTGGTTCTTAAAGAAAGCTTAAACATTGATAGAGCAATGAACAAAGAACTgacttttccttttattttgaatGCTATTGTTTCTTCCTGTATGAAGTTTCCAAACTTACGACTTGTATTTGCCTTGAACCAATTTAAAGCCTGCAGAATTTGTTATGAGTTCTTCTAGATAGGTTGTGTAATATGTATCATATCTATGCCAGTCTGTGTAGTCTCGTATTAGACGTACGAGTGAATGTGATCATGTCTGAAATTCTTCTTTCATACTTGCAGAGGGTAAGAAGTATATGGAGCAATGGCTCTCTTCTCTTCAGAATTTTTGAATATACTGCAGCTGGTCGTTATCTACGCATTAGGAATTTTCTGAAGCAGGGTCTATCTTTTAGTATTTGAGGAGATATGCAAGTTCTGCATCAATATCGAATAGTAGTGGCAGCAGGTCAGCATTTTCATTTGCGAGAGACAAA is a genomic window containing:
- the LOC107004909 gene encoding uncharacterized protein LOC107004909, whose product is MAVSLTRLSWWWWGGKEKEPVSNGSSMNPLQDFGFGLKEQSDSLKFKSVRGANLASTTRKVKRKWKSREERKRVDKKYDVVLVPSDGVCLSGSESDDSDWSIGWLEPHAPDFQNDDEGDDSFAVLVPCYRHDCREIGEPNNQFLSAIENLSNGYPAEGKKYMEQWLSSLQNF